One Candidatus Melainabacteria bacterium genomic window carries:
- a CDS encoding PAS domain S-box protein yields MKLATRGMLLVAVPVVMQVCLIITMSVLLWKVHTLALDEARSKDAISSCNQLVHNTGQIVKRMYGLEGESTLLTESDLILVRSYLQELKERLTPEQLQMAEFKRLSQLVDEFVPLMNAVKEHKYERMGSKFRSERVLFTKLDQVYDCVSGILKAVNTVHEAAPAEMAQAIDAIKYALVAFVVASIVLSILLAYFASVSIRKPLELMAQTADKISQRIPLEAPMEGRDELAALDDLLHQVDTAIDHALTSERNLIAFAGDLVCSIDQNGLFTSANPYAYTLLGCSPERLISSSVLDFVLSDDCDKVDRLIGARTISGVAPGLEVRMQTVSKNIIDTSWSAIWSERDQSLFCIIHDISERKNLERMKQDFIAMISHDLRTPLMSVHSSLELVQSGATGELAPQTEVQLGSASRSTEHLIELVNDLLDFEKLEAGRMDFTVETAPLPEIFEETCQHVKALSDKMNVQIICPENRLSVRCDRRKLIQVLVNLVSNALKHSPSGGVIRLENQRVKDMIEISVHDEGPGVPEEFQQSIFAPFEQISSRATAKLGTGLGLAICKLIVEGQGGKIGVRSSGTLKGSAFWFTVTAEE; encoded by the coding sequence TGTCTGTGCTTTTGTGGAAAGTGCATACACTCGCTCTGGACGAAGCGCGTTCGAAAGATGCCATTTCCAGTTGTAATCAGCTGGTTCACAATACCGGCCAGATTGTGAAGCGCATGTATGGACTCGAAGGCGAATCGACTCTCTTGACCGAGTCTGATTTGATTTTAGTCAGGTCGTATCTGCAAGAGTTAAAAGAGAGATTGACGCCGGAGCAATTGCAGATGGCGGAATTCAAGCGACTCAGTCAATTGGTGGACGAATTCGTTCCATTGATGAATGCAGTCAAGGAGCACAAATATGAACGAATGGGAAGTAAGTTCAGATCTGAGCGCGTTTTATTTACGAAGTTAGATCAGGTTTACGACTGCGTTTCCGGGATCCTCAAAGCAGTCAATACTGTGCACGAGGCGGCGCCGGCTGAGATGGCACAGGCGATAGATGCTATTAAGTACGCACTGGTAGCCTTTGTCGTCGCCAGTATTGTTTTGAGCATCCTACTTGCTTATTTCGCCTCAGTTAGCATCAGAAAGCCACTTGAATTGATGGCTCAAACAGCTGACAAAATTTCGCAACGTATTCCTCTGGAAGCGCCAATGGAAGGCCGAGACGAGTTGGCAGCTCTGGACGATCTGCTGCATCAGGTAGATACGGCAATCGACCACGCTTTAACAAGCGAGCGAAATCTTATTGCTTTTGCAGGCGATCTGGTTTGTTCAATCGATCAAAATGGCTTATTTACCAGTGCCAATCCGTACGCGTATACCCTGCTTGGATGCAGTCCGGAGCGGCTGATCTCATCATCAGTTCTTGATTTCGTTTTGTCCGATGATTGCGATAAAGTCGATCGGTTGATTGGTGCGCGCACTATATCTGGTGTCGCACCGGGACTTGAAGTGCGAATGCAAACCGTTTCAAAGAATATTATAGACACGTCCTGGTCGGCTATCTGGTCGGAGCGCGACCAGAGCCTCTTTTGCATTATTCATGATATTAGCGAGCGCAAAAATTTGGAGCGAATGAAACAAGATTTCATCGCCATGATTTCTCACGACTTGCGTACACCACTTATGTCGGTTCACAGTTCTCTAGAGCTTGTACAAAGTGGCGCGACAGGCGAACTCGCACCTCAGACTGAAGTGCAGCTAGGCAGCGCCAGTCGGAGCACAGAACATTTGATAGAGCTTGTGAACGACCTTCTCGACTTCGAGAAGCTTGAAGCCGGTCGCATGGATTTCACTGTCGAGACTGCACCGCTGCCGGAGATTTTTGAGGAAACTTGCCAACATGTGAAAGCCCTGAGCGACAAGATGAACGTTCAGATTATTTGTCCGGAAAATCGACTTTCAGTTCGTTGCGATCGCCGCAAGCTGATTCAGGTATTGGTCAATCTTGTTTCGAATGCGTTGAAGCATTCTCCAAGCGGTGGTGTTATCCGTCTGGAAAATCAGCGAGTTAAAGACATGATTGAGATTTCAGTGCATGATGAAGGTCCGGGTGTGCCCGAGGAGTTCCAGCAGTCAATATTTGCTCCTTTCGAGCAAATATCCAGCCGTGCAACTGCGAAATTGGGCACTGGTCTTGGTCTTGCTATCTGCAAGCTGATTGTTGAAGGTCAGGGTGGAAAGATCGGTGTGCGTTCCTCTGGAACACTGAAAGGCAGTGCTTTCTGGTTTACTGTCACTGCGGAAGAATAG